GGCGATTTGCGCGCCTCTTCGCTGGCAAGCCAGCTCCTACAATCCGCCTCTTCGTAGCAACCGGGGATCGGGCGGTGGTCAGAAGCCGGGGGCGATCTGGCCCTTGTAGCGAGTCAGGATGAATTGGCGCACGGCGTCGGAGTTCAGCGCCTTGGCCAGTTTCTGGATCCGCGGGTCGTCGCGGTTGTCCGCACGGGCCACCAAAAACTCGATGTACAGGTCCTTGCCCTTCTCCACGATCAGCGCGCTGTTGGTGTCGATCCCGGCCTCCAGGGCGTAGTTGGCGAAGACGAACGCCAGGTCCACCTGGCTCACCGAACGGGCCAGCAAGGCGCCTTCCAGCTCACGGATCTTCAGGTGCTTGGGGTTGTCGAGGATGTCGCGCTGGGTGGCCAGGGTGTTGCTCGGGTCCTTGAGCTTGATCAGCCCGCCTTCGTGCAGCAGCACCAAAGCGCGGCCGGTGTTCACCGGGTCGTTGGGAATCGACACCGTGGCGCCGTCCTTGAGCTCGGCAATGGTCTTGATCTTGGTGGAATAGGCGCCGAAGGGTTCGATGTGCACCCCCACCACCGGCACCAGGTCGGTGTGCCGGGTCTTGTTGAAATCATCGAGGAACGGCCGGTACTGGTAGTAGTTGGCGTCGAGGTTCTTCAGGGCCAGTTGCTGGTTGGGCTGGATGAAGTCGGTGAAGACCTTGATGTCCAGGTCCACGCCTTCCTTGGCCAACTCGGGTTTGACGAATTCGAGGATCTCGGCGTGGGGCACCGGGGTGGCCCCCACCACCAGCTTCTCGTTGGCGTGGACACTCAAGGACAGTACGGCGGCCAGGATGGCCAGGATCTTGTTCATGGGTTGCTCCTAAGGCAGATACGGACAGCCGTCGTGGGGTGCACGTGAGGCCGGTTTTTTCAGGTTGTGAATACGTCGGGTCAACGTCGGCTGTAGTGCGCCACCAGGCGGTCGCCGGTCATCTGCAGGCCCTGCACCAGCACCAGGAGCAGGATCACGGTGACCAGCATCACGTCGGTCTGGAAGCGCTGGTAGCCAAAACGGATCGCCAGGTCGCCAAGGCCGCCGCCACCGATCACCCCGGCCATGGCGGTGTAGTCCACCAGCACGATGGCGGTCACCGTGACCGCCGCCAGCAGGCCGCCCCGGGCTTCGGGCAACAGGGTGTGGCGGATGATCTGCCAGGTGCTGCCGCCCATGGCCTGGGTCGCTTCCACCACCCCGTGGTCCACTTCCCGCAGGGCGGTTTCCACCAGCCGGGCAAAGAACGGCGTGCAGCCCACCACCAGCGGCGGGATGGTCCCCGGCACGCCGAGGGAGGTGCCCACCAGCAGGGTGGTCAGGGGAATCAGCACGATCAGCAGGATGATGAAGGGCAAGGAGCGCAGCACGTTGACGATCAACGACAGCAGCCGATACAGGCCCGGGGTGTCGTGCAGCTGGCGCTTGCCGGTAAGAAACAGCAACACCCCCAGGGGCAGCCCCAGCAACACGGTGAAGCCCAGGGCCGCCCCGAGCATGCTCAGGGTGTCGAGACAGGCCTGGGCGATGTCGGCCCAGTAGAGGTGCTTGAACCATTCAGCCATGGCGTCAGGACCAGTCGTGACGCGGTGGCTTGATGCCGTTGAGCAGCCAGTTGCCCACCACGTGGTACTTCCAGCGCACCGGGTCATGCAGGGTGTGGACCCGGGCATTGCGCCAGTGGCGGTCGAAGTTGTGGCGCTTGAGGGTCGAGCGGGTGCCGCCCAGTTCGAACAGCTTGTTGCTGGCCTCGATGGCGATCTCGGTGGTCAGCACCTTGGCCCGGGCCACCGCTACGGAAGCCAGGGCGACATTGTCTTCATCGGGGGCCGGACGCGCCGCGTCCAGGGCCAGACCAGCGCGCTCGAGCAAGGCTTCGGCGGCCTCCAGGCGAATGTCCAGGGCCCCCACCTGAATGATGGTCAGCGGATCGTCGCCGGCCTTGTCCACCCCGGCATCGATCCATGGCCGGGCGTGCTCGGTGACGAAGTCGACGGTGTCGCGCAGCGCCGCCCGGGCAATCCCGGCGTCGATGGCCGCCGTGGTCAGCTGGGCGAAGGGCCCGGCCAGGGTCGGGATTTCATAGGAGCGATAGGTGGGGAACAGGTTGAAGGCGGGCACCAGCAGGTTTTGCGCCAGCACCGTGCCGCTGGACGTGGTGCGCTGGCCGATGCTGTCCCAGTCATCGATCACCACCAGCCCTTCGCTGCCCCGGGGCACAAAGGCCAGTTGCCCGCGGCCCTGCTCGTCCAGGGCCAGCACCGCCAGCCAGTGGGCATACAGCGAGCCGGTGCAGTAGCCCTTGCGGCCGTTGATCACATAACCGTCACCTGAACGACGGATGCTGGCCTGGATGTCCTGCACGTTCTTGCCGCCGGTTTCCGACAGCGCATTGGCAAAGCGATGGCCTTGCAGGGCCAGGGCGAAAAAGTGCGCCTGCTGCTCCGGAGTGCCCTGCAGGCGAATGTCTTCCAGCAGGCAGTAATGGTTCTGCGGGATCTGCCCCAGGGACGGATCGGCGGCGGAAATGATCGCGATCACCTCGGCCAGTACCGCGTAGGACACCTGGGCGCCGCCGAACTCCCGCGGCACGCTGATGCCCCACAGGCCACTGTTGGAATACAGGTCAAGCAGTTCCACCGGCACCTGGCGACTGCGGTCGCGTTCGGCGTCCTGCTCCAGCAGGACCGCCGCCACTTGCCGGGCCACGGCCAGGGCCTCGGCGCCATCGCGGATCACCTGGGCGGCGGGAGTGTGCAGGGGATAAAAGGCGGATTCAGGCAAAGAAGACATACAGCGCTCTCGGGCGGATGAAGGTTGCGGGCTGTCATTGCAGCTTCTGTGCCGAAAGATCGGGCCTTTGAATTCAAGGGTTTACCGGCCGTAGCAGGGGATTGCCCAGCGGGCCACCGGACAAATTGCTGGAGCACTGTTGCCGGGCCAACAGTGAAATGCTGTTGCCCGGACGACACCTCGTCGGTCCATGCCAGTGCCGGGGATGCCCGGGTATAGAGTGAAAGCGGCTCGATCCGGCGACGGACCGGTTTGCCCCAGACAACATCAAGGAGAACCCCAGATGAGCGTCAACCCCATTCCCGAAGGCTTCAGCGGCGTCACACCGTACCTGGGCATCAAGCGCGCCGCCGAGGCCATCGAGTTCTACAAGCAGGCCTTCGGCGCCGAGGAAAGCATGCGCCTGGACATGCCCGACGGTAGCGTTGGCCATGCCGAACTGCGCATCGGCGGCTCGGCCATCATGCTCGGCAGCCCCTGCGAACAAACCCCGATGGACAGCCCGGACACCCACAAGACCTCGGTCGGACTGCACCTGTATGTGGAAGATGTCGACAGCAGCTTCGCCCGGGCGATTGCCGCCGGCGGCACCGAGGTGTCGGCGGTCAAGGACCAGTTCTACGGCGACCGCAGCGGCAGCCTGCGCGATCCGTTCGGCCATGTGTGGTTCCTGGCCAGCCGCAAGGAAACGCTGAGTGCCGAGGAAATCGCCCGGCGGGCGCGGGAGATGTTCCAGCAACAGGCCGGCTGAGCCCTCTAGCCAGCCAAGGCCTGTAGGAGCCGGCTTGCCGGCGAAGGCGCCCTTGCGGGCCACTTCGCGGACAAGCCCGCTCCTACAGGGCAACGGGCATTGGCCAAATCGGTAAAACAGCGGCTTTCACCAGGTTTTCCCAGCTTCGTAACATTTACTTTCATATCGCCTTTCAGGATTCACGATTCTCATTCGTCTTAATTAGATGCAGCAGGCCGCGTTGGCCACGGCTATGCCCCGGGTGTTTTGCCCCGGGGCCGGCCGAAGGTTCCAGTGCCGCTCCACTCCTCGAATCAAGACGCCCACTCCATGTCGAAGAAGTCCCGTTCAAAAATCTGGTTTCTGGTGCACAGCTGGCTGGCCCTGCCCATCTGGTTCTTCGTGCTGATCGTCTGTGTCACCGGCACCCTGGCGGTGGTCAGCCAGGAGATCGTGTGGCTGGCCAATCCGGATATCCGAGCCAGTAAACCCAGCGATGATGCCCAGCCGCTCAATTACGACCAGATCGTGGCGGCCATCAAGCAGGCCGACCCCAGCACCCGCATCGATACCATCGTGACCCCGGACGAAAGCCATTTCGCCCTGAGTGTCAGCGTCAGCTACCCGGACGGCCGGTCCCCAACGCTGTACGTCAACCCCTACACCGGGGCGATCCAGGGCACCAGCCCAGTGTTCGACTTCCAGGGCTTCACCCGGGCCCTGCATGGCTGGTGGCTGGTGCCCTTCACCAACGGCTACAGCTGGGGTTGGTACCTGGTGTCGTTCCTCGGCCT
This genomic stretch from Pseudomonas sp. Os17 harbors:
- a CDS encoding MetQ/NlpA family ABC transporter substrate-binding protein, which codes for MNKILAILAAVLSLSVHANEKLVVGATPVPHAEILEFVKPELAKEGVDLDIKVFTDFIQPNQQLALKNLDANYYQYRPFLDDFNKTRHTDLVPVVGVHIEPFGAYSTKIKTIAELKDGATVSIPNDPVNTGRALVLLHEGGLIKLKDPSNTLATQRDILDNPKHLKIRELEGALLARSVSQVDLAFVFANYALEAGIDTNSALIVEKGKDLYIEFLVARADNRDDPRIQKLAKALNSDAVRQFILTRYKGQIAPGF
- a CDS encoding methionine ABC transporter permease, with the translated sequence MAEWFKHLYWADIAQACLDTLSMLGAALGFTVLLGLPLGVLLFLTGKRQLHDTPGLYRLLSLIVNVLRSLPFIILLIVLIPLTTLLVGTSLGVPGTIPPLVVGCTPFFARLVETALREVDHGVVEATQAMGGSTWQIIRHTLLPEARGGLLAAVTVTAIVLVDYTAMAGVIGGGGLGDLAIRFGYQRFQTDVMLVTVILLLVLVQGLQMTGDRLVAHYSRR
- a CDS encoding SfnB family sulfur acquisition oxidoreductase encodes the protein MSSLPESAFYPLHTPAAQVIRDGAEALAVARQVAAVLLEQDAERDRSRQVPVELLDLYSNSGLWGISVPREFGGAQVSYAVLAEVIAIISAADPSLGQIPQNHYCLLEDIRLQGTPEQQAHFFALALQGHRFANALSETGGKNVQDIQASIRRSGDGYVINGRKGYCTGSLYAHWLAVLALDEQGRGQLAFVPRGSEGLVVIDDWDSIGQRTTSSGTVLAQNLLVPAFNLFPTYRSYEIPTLAGPFAQLTTAAIDAGIARAALRDTVDFVTEHARPWIDAGVDKAGDDPLTIIQVGALDIRLEAAEALLERAGLALDAARPAPDEDNVALASVAVARAKVLTTEIAIEASNKLFELGGTRSTLKRHNFDRHWRNARVHTLHDPVRWKYHVVGNWLLNGIKPPRHDWS
- a CDS encoding VOC family protein, encoding MSVNPIPEGFSGVTPYLGIKRAAEAIEFYKQAFGAEESMRLDMPDGSVGHAELRIGGSAIMLGSPCEQTPMDSPDTHKTSVGLHLYVEDVDSSFARAIAAGGTEVSAVKDQFYGDRSGSLRDPFGHVWFLASRKETLSAEEIARRAREMFQQQAG